Proteins from a genomic interval of Candidatus Gorgyraea atricola:
- the ispG gene encoding flavodoxin-dependent (E)-4-hydroxy-3-methylbut-2-enyl-diphosphate synthase, which translates to MTKQIKVGKVKIGKGAPIVIQSMAKADTKDVRATVKQIRQLEKAGCEIVRVAVKDFEAAAAIKQIKKRIKVPLVADIHFDHRLALLAIQNGADKIRLNPGNIHKEEQIIEVAKAAKRARVAIRVGVNSGSVKGGMVKSALDYIKILEKAKFYDIIVSLKASDVVMTIKAYREFSRKSKYPLHLGITAAGPVSTGLVKSSIGIGALLLEGIGDTIRVSLTADPCEEVIAAKNILQALGLRRFGPEIISCPTCGRCQVDLQSIVKEVEDYITHYTLHITQTRWPKIAIMGCEVNGPGEAKDADIGIACGKKSGVIFKKGKVIKRVKEKNIVKELLKKI; encoded by the coding sequence ATGACTAAACAGATTAAGGTTGGAAAAGTTAAGATTGGCAAGGGCGCGCCGATTGTGATCCAGTCAATGGCTAAGGCTGACACAAAGGATGTTCGTGCGACTGTTAAGCAGATCAGGCAGCTGGAGAAGGCCGGCTGTGAGATAGTGCGTGTTGCTGTGAAAGATTTTGAGGCAGCAGCAGCTATAAAGCAGATCAAAAAGCGCATAAAGGTCCCGCTGGTCGCAGATATACATTTTGATCATCGCCTGGCACTTTTGGCGATTCAGAATGGCGCAGACAAGATACGATTGAACCCCGGGAACATACATAAAGAGGAACAGATCATAGAGGTGGCAAAGGCGGCAAAGAGGGCGCGAGTAGCGATCAGGGTAGGCGTGAATTCAGGATCAGTTAAGGGCGGAATGGTAAAGTCAGCTTTGGATTACATAAAAATCTTGGAGAAAGCCAAGTTTTACGATATAATAGTGTCATTAAAGGCGTCAGATGTAGTAATGACTATTAAGGCATACAGGGAGTTTTCGCGAAAGTCAAAATATCCGCTTCACCTGGGTATTACAGCAGCTGGTCCTGTTTCAACAGGCCTTGTGAAGTCTTCTATAGGTATAGGCGCGCTGCTCTTAGAGGGCATAGGAGATACGATCAGGGTTTCGCTTACTGCAGACCCTTGCGAAGAAGTAATAGCAGCAAAGAATATCTTGCAGGCGCTTGGTTTGAGGCGCTTTGGGCCAGAGATAATTTCGTGCCCGACCTGCGGCAGGTGCCAGGTGGACTTGCAGAGCATAGTTAAGGAAGTCGAAGATTACATTACACATTACACATTACACATTACACAAACGCGTTGGCCCAAGATAGCAATAATGGGTTGTGAAGTGAATGGGCCGGGTGAAGCAAAGGATGCGGATATTGGCATTGCCTGCGGCAAGAAATCAGGTGTAATCTTTAAAAAAGGCAAAGTTATAAAAAGGGTAAAGGAAAAAAATATAGTAAAGGAGCTGTTAAAAAAGATATGA
- a CDS encoding proline--tRNA ligase, translated as MRWSKYFIPTLKEVPSEAEAVSHRLMIRAGLIRKLASGAYTYLPLGLRVLKKVEAIIREEMDAKGALELFLPSLQPVELWHQSGRYKDLGEDLIKFKDRHNRTMVFGPTHEEVITDLVRSNIKSYRQLPITLYQIQTKFRDEVRPRFGVIRSREFIMKDAYSFDRDNAGLDASYKKMYEAYETIFKRCGLRALAVDADTGVMGGDVSHEFMVLAESGEDLLAYCLACGYAASIDVAAVGRGETSAMLKHGGGFASVTLKEVDTLGVSTIEKVSALLKVKPEEMVKTLVYVADEEPVAILIRGDHEANEAKIKKFLKCAKLEMAGEDVIKKATGGPIGFSGPVGIKIRIIADHSIKGIANFVAGANKKDKHLINVNLDRDFKVKEWADLRMITEKDKCPKCNKPIKLEHAIEMGHVFKLGLKYSKAMKAEFLDEDGKLKPAVMGCYGIGVNRIIAAAIELNNDKKGIIWPKPIAPFQVIVIPLNYDKENVRKVADQVYSDLQKKGIEVLLDDRNESAGIKFNDAELIGIPYQVVIGERALKKGVVEVKNRKTAKIQEIKPKDIKDIIPTLT; from the coding sequence ATGAGGTGGAGTAAGTATTTTATACCAACTTTAAAAGAAGTTCCTAGTGAGGCTGAGGCTGTGAGTCATAGGCTTATGATTCGTGCTGGTTTGATTCGTAAGCTTGCTTCAGGCGCGTACACGTATCTTCCGCTTGGCCTTAGGGTGCTGAAAAAGGTTGAGGCTATTATTCGTGAGGAAATGGATGCGAAGGGCGCGCTAGAACTATTTCTACCGTCGTTGCAGCCAGTTGAGCTTTGGCACCAGTCAGGTAGATACAAGGATCTTGGAGAGGACCTGATTAAATTTAAGGACAGGCACAATCGCACAATGGTGTTTGGCCCAACACATGAAGAGGTTATTACAGATCTTGTACGGTCTAATATAAAGTCCTACCGCCAGCTTCCTATAACACTCTACCAGATCCAGACTAAATTTAGAGATGAGGTACGGCCTCGATTCGGCGTGATACGAAGCCGAGAGTTTATTATGAAAGATGCGTATAGCTTTGATAGGGACAATGCCGGGCTTGACGCGAGCTACAAAAAGATGTATGAGGCTTACGAGACGATTTTCAAGCGCTGCGGCTTGCGTGCGCTAGCAGTTGACGCAGACACTGGCGTAATGGGCGGGGATGTATCGCATGAGTTTATGGTGCTTGCGGAGAGCGGAGAGGATTTACTTGCGTATTGCTTAGCTTGCGGGTATGCGGCAAGCATAGATGTAGCAGCAGTTGGTCGAGGCGAAACCTCCGCCATGCTTAAGCATGGCGGAGGTTTCGCCTCCGTCACTTTAAAAGAGGTGGATACTCTTGGAGTTTCAACTATTGAGAAAGTCAGCGCCTTATTAAAGGTTAAGCCTGAGGAGATGGTGAAGACGCTTGTGTATGTGGCGGATGAAGAGCCTGTTGCGATTTTGATTCGCGGTGACCACGAAGCAAATGAGGCAAAGATCAAGAAATTTCTTAAATGCGCAAAGCTAGAAATGGCAGGAGAGGATGTTATTAAAAAAGCCACTGGCGGACCAATAGGCTTTTCAGGGCCAGTTGGCATTAAAATAAGGATCATAGCTGATCACTCTATTAAAGGTATAGCTAATTTTGTTGCAGGCGCAAATAAGAAGGATAAACACCTTATAAATGTAAACCTTGACCGTGATTTCAAGGTAAAAGAATGGGCAGATTTGCGCATGATTACAGAGAAAGACAAGTGCCCCAAGTGCAATAAACCCATAAAACTAGAGCATGCCATTGAAATGGGCCATGTGTTTAAGCTTGGCCTGAAATACTCCAAGGCAATGAAGGCAGAATTTCTGGATGAGGATGGAAAGCTAAAGCCAGCAGTAATGGGCTGCTATGGTATAGGTGTAAATCGCATAATCGCAGCTGCAATAGAGTTAAATAACGACAAAAAAGGCATAATCTGGCCAAAGCCCATTGCACCATTCCAGGTAATCGTAATACCTTTAAATTATGACAAGGAAAATGTCCGCAAAGTCGCAGACCAAGTGTATAGCGACTTACAAAAGAAGGGCATAGAGGTGCTCTTAGACGACAGAAACGAGTCCGCAGGCATCAAATTCAACGACGCTGAACTAATCGGCATACCTTATCAAGTGGTAATAGGAGAAAGGGCCCTTAAGAAAGGAGTAGTAGAAGTAAAAAACAGAAAAACCGCTAAGATTCAAGAGATCAAGCCAAAGGATATCAAGGATATTATCCCCACCTTAACCTGA